A genomic segment from Armatimonadota bacterium encodes:
- a CDS encoding PQQ-binding-like beta-propeller repeat protein — translation MSGPRITALVILTLATLGCGATWSQDAGGKALLRQAAVSGGLVVHIGCGDGRLTADLRPNESALVHGLALNPHDLARSREHVKSLGLYGPISISLLEGSRLPYANDLVNLVANSAPGSVSDAEIMRVLAPGGSLLTKTADGWALSRKPVPADTDDWQHALHGADNNAVAADERVGPPRRVQWVAEPRNARHHEHLASVSVVVSSGGRLVYIADEAPVISMFLRPQWSVICRDAYNGVILWKRPIQSWESYMRSFRSGPPELCRRLVATDETIYVTLAYDGPVVALDALTGETVQTYDATAQAREILHDDGTLYVLCGPEAPEKKRLVALDAQSGQVRWQLDPCPALPTTPAVRNGRLFYQDAQSVVCLDSANGEQLWRSPRFTPEKRPGWSAPTLVACDEVVLCADRRDPPKENTDEKTGRPIARWLTDEGPPGELVALSARTGEQLWSCLAAETYHAPVDVFVADGLVWVGQSRSRTGPDLNEGRDLLTGEVKRRLVTDEAFDTTMPHHRCYRNRATERYLVTGRTGVEFIDVRSGDCEANHWTRGVCQYGVLPCNGLLYVPPHSCACYIDAKIAGFYALAPDAHSPEAPVPALPPAETRGPAFNAADAGAAAADPADWPTYRHDPARSGTTAASVPVSLAPQWAARPGGKLTSPVACGEMLCVASSDTHTVHALSLRDGSPLWQFTAGGRVDSPPTFAAGRVLFGSADGHVYCLRASDGQLVWRFRAAPDDRLIVSEGQLESAWPVSGSVLVDDGVVYCAAGRSSYLDGGIRLCRIDLATGRLLKDRTLWSRDPFTGDQPDEPMMFEMPGALPDVLSTDAEHLFLRQLTFDARTLEDLPVVAHLYSPAGFLNGDWWHRTYWLYGTHFYSGYIGWYFAGREATAGRILSLDPLSIYGFGYKPQFYRGATERQYHLFAVDRAEQPPQPDPDYARANKDYPHSGQGKFRTTFRWATDVPHLVRGLALTPDALFTAGPPDSALRSMPAFRGDRGGILQVFATGDGKLLGDFRLDGLPVFDGLIAAQGRLIIATEDGRILCMGDPAGAVDNVPAFLRKAPTEADVAAGTPLEPGLVGHWKLDEGEGELAADSSGLGKDADVYGAWVTGEFGACLKCAGIPGALTISDGPTLHFGTGDFSLSFWTKPDSYDQRIMGKERFPENWWVINLLPDGRAELVLGQSTAAGKSVRPVTKSALPTDRWTHLAFVVNRQTRQVHWYVNGALDNTTAIPESLDGPMDVEGADLHIPSAHKPYTGLFDDLRIYKRVLSSEEIAARYRSETPMRGSVDYRETGR, via the coding sequence AGCCTGCTCGAAGGCAGTCGGCTTCCATACGCCAACGACCTCGTGAACCTCGTTGCGAACTCGGCTCCCGGTTCTGTATCCGATGCGGAGATCATGCGCGTCCTCGCTCCGGGTGGGTCATTGCTCACGAAGACCGCGGACGGTTGGGCGCTGTCCCGCAAACCAGTTCCCGCCGACACCGATGACTGGCAGCACGCGCTCCATGGAGCCGACAATAATGCGGTCGCGGCGGACGAGCGCGTGGGGCCTCCGCGCCGCGTGCAGTGGGTCGCCGAACCACGCAATGCCCGCCACCACGAGCACCTTGCCAGCGTGAGTGTGGTCGTCTCCTCGGGAGGCCGGCTGGTCTACATCGCCGACGAAGCTCCGGTCATCTCCATGTTCCTGCGTCCCCAGTGGTCGGTGATCTGTCGGGACGCGTACAATGGCGTCATACTGTGGAAGCGACCGATCCAAAGTTGGGAATCTTACATGCGTTCCTTCCGTTCGGGGCCGCCGGAGTTGTGCCGCAGGCTGGTTGCCACGGACGAGACCATCTACGTCACCCTCGCGTACGACGGCCCGGTGGTGGCGCTGGATGCGCTCACGGGCGAGACCGTTCAGACGTACGACGCCACTGCACAGGCCCGCGAAATACTGCACGATGACGGCACGCTCTACGTCCTGTGCGGGCCGGAAGCGCCTGAGAAGAAGCGGTTGGTGGCGCTGGACGCGCAGTCCGGCCAGGTGCGCTGGCAACTGGACCCGTGCCCGGCCTTGCCCACGACTCCGGCCGTGCGTAACGGACGTCTCTTCTACCAGGATGCCCAGTCAGTGGTGTGCCTGGATTCCGCGAACGGCGAACAGCTCTGGAGGAGCCCGCGGTTCACGCCCGAGAAACGCCCGGGGTGGTCCGCGCCCACGCTAGTGGCCTGCGACGAAGTGGTCCTCTGCGCCGACCGCCGCGACCCGCCCAAAGAGAACACCGACGAGAAGACGGGCCGGCCCATCGCCCGCTGGTTGACCGATGAGGGCCCGCCCGGAGAGCTGGTTGCTCTCTCGGCCCGCACCGGGGAACAGCTGTGGTCTTGCCTGGCGGCCGAAACCTATCACGCGCCCGTGGATGTGTTCGTCGCAGACGGCCTGGTCTGGGTGGGCCAGAGCCGATCGCGCACCGGCCCGGACCTCAATGAGGGCCGCGACCTGCTCACGGGCGAAGTCAAGCGCCGGCTCGTCACCGACGAGGCCTTTGACACCACGATGCCCCATCACCGCTGCTACCGCAACCGCGCCACCGAGCGCTACCTGGTGACCGGGCGCACCGGCGTGGAGTTCATCGATGTGCGATCCGGCGATTGCGAGGCCAACCACTGGACCCGAGGCGTCTGCCAGTACGGAGTGCTGCCCTGCAACGGCCTGCTCTACGTGCCGCCGCACTCTTGCGCCTGCTATATCGACGCGAAGATCGCGGGCTTCTATGCACTGGCTCCCGATGCGCACTCGCCGGAAGCCCCCGTGCCTGCACTCCCCCCTGCCGAAACGCGCGGACCGGCCTTCAACGCCGCAGACGCTGGTGCTGCCGCTGCCGACCCCGCCGACTGGCCCACCTACCGACACGACCCGGCGCGTTCCGGCACAACGGCGGCCTCTGTGCCCGTTTCCCTCGCCCCTCAATGGGCGGCGAGGCCGGGCGGCAAGCTGACCAGCCCGGTGGCCTGCGGCGAGATGCTCTGCGTCGCCTCGTCCGATACCCACACCGTCCACGCTCTGAGCCTCAGGGACGGCTCACCGCTATGGCAGTTCACGGCCGGCGGGCGTGTTGATTCGCCTCCAACCTTCGCCGCCGGACGGGTCTTGTTTGGTTCCGCCGATGGTCACGTCTATTGCCTTCGTGCGTCCGACGGCCAATTGGTGTGGCGGTTTCGAGCAGCCCCGGATGACCGGCTGATCGTGTCCGAAGGGCAACTCGAATCCGCCTGGCCTGTGTCCGGGAGCGTCCTCGTGGATGACGGCGTCGTCTATTGCGCGGCGGGGCGAAGCTCCTACCTTGACGGGGGGATCCGGCTCTGTCGCATTGATCTGGCCACCGGAAGGCTGCTCAAGGACCGGACCCTCTGGAGCCGCGACCCGTTCACCGGCGACCAGCCCGACGAACCCATGATGTTCGAAATGCCCGGCGCCCTGCCTGACGTTCTGTCCACCGATGCCGAGCACCTGTTCCTGCGCCAACTCACCTTCGACGCCCGCACGCTGGAGGATCTGCCCGTTGTCGCCCACTTGTACAGCCCCGCCGGGTTCCTGAATGGCGACTGGTGGCACCGGACGTACTGGCTGTACGGGACTCACTTCTATTCCGGTTACATCGGCTGGTATTTCGCGGGGCGCGAGGCCACCGCGGGGCGAATCCTGTCGCTTGATCCGCTATCCATCTACGGCTTCGGCTACAAGCCCCAGTTCTACCGGGGTGCAACCGAGCGGCAGTATCACCTGTTCGCCGTGGACCGCGCCGAACAGCCGCCCCAACCAGATCCCGACTACGCCCGCGCGAACAAGGACTACCCCCACTCCGGTCAGGGCAAGTTCCGCACCACTTTCCGCTGGGCCACCGATGTCCCCCACCTCGTGCGCGGCCTCGCGCTCACTCCGGACGCGCTATTCACGGCCGGTCCTCCAGACAGTGCCCTGCGATCGATGCCTGCCTTCCGGGGTGATCGCGGTGGCATCCTCCAGGTCTTCGCGACCGGTGACGGCAAGCTGCTGGGCGATTTCAGACTGGACGGCCTACCAGTGTTCGACGGCCTCATCGCGGCGCAGGGCCGTCTGATTATTGCCACTGAGGACGGGCGCATTCTCTGTATGGGAGATCCGGCGGGGGCTGTCGACAATGTCCCGGCCTTCCTGCGCAAAGCACCCACCGAGGCGGACGTCGCCGCTGGAACGCCCCTGGAGCCCGGTCTGGTTGGTCACTGGAAGCTGGATGAGGGCGAAGGGGAACTTGCAGCGGACAGCTCGGGCCTTGGGAAAGACGCCGATGTTTACGGAGCCTGGGTGACTGGTGAGTTCGGCGCCTGCCTGAAGTGCGCGGGCATCCCGGGGGCTCTGACTATCTCCGACGGCCCCACATTGCACTTCGGCACCGGAGACTTCAGTCTGTCCTTCTGGACTAAGCCCGACAGTTACGACCAGCGCATCATGGGCAAGGAGCGATTCCCCGAAAACTGGTGGGTCATCAACCTCCTGCCGGATGGCCGCGCGGAGCTGGTTCTCGGGCAAAGCACGGCGGCGGGTAAGTCCGTGCGGCCAGTGACCAAGTCGGCTCTGCCCACTGACCGCTGGACGCACTTGGCCTTCGTGGTCAATCGCCAGACCCGGCAGGTGCACTGGTACGTGAACGGCGCGCTGGACAACACAACTGCGATCCCGGAGTCCCTCGACGGGCCCATGGACGTGGAGGGTGCGGACCTGCACATCCCCTCAGCCCACAAGCCGTACACCGGCCTGTTCGACGATCTGCGCATTTACAAACGGGTGCTCAGCAGCGAGGAGATCGCGGCTCGTTACCGGTCGGAAACGCCCATGCGAGGGAGTGTGGATTACCGGGAGACAGGGCGGTAG